The genomic window CTCAGCGAAAACGCTGAATACGATGCAGCAAAAGAGGCGCAAGAGCACCTGGAGATACGCATCGCAAAGCTCGAGGATACCCTGATTCATGCCCGAATTCTGGACAGCTCCCAGCTGCCGAATGACAAGGTGTATATCCTCTCAGTTGTCCGGCTCGAGGACATGAAAACTGGAGAGACAATCGAATATCGCCTGGTCTCCCCCGAAGAGGCGGATTTCGAGAAGAATAAAATCTCGATGACTTCTCCATTTGGCGCGGGATTGATGGGAAAGACGAGGGGAGACATCGTGACTATCAAAGTGCCGGCGGGAGAACTGAAATACAAGATCCTTGAAATAAGCCGCTAAGAGGTTCAGCCCTTCATGATCTCGTTGTGGAAACCTCAGACACCAAATACCGTCTAACTACTTCGCCTGTTCTCACCCATCCGCACCATGCCAAGGAATCTTGAAATTAAAAGCAGGT from Ignavibacteriales bacterium includes these protein-coding regions:
- the greA gene encoding transcription elongation factor GreA, whose product is MGDKSNGTVYLTRERFVELEADLRELKIHGRKDIAQKIAEARSYGDLSENAEYDAAKEAQEHLEIRIAKLEDTLIHARILDSSQLPNDKVYILSVVRLEDMKTGETIEYRLVSPEEADFEKNKISMTSPFGAGLMGKTRGDIVTIKVPAGELKYKILEISR